A single genomic interval of Bradyrhizobium japonicum USDA 6 harbors:
- a CDS encoding glutathione S-transferase family protein, with amino-acid sequence MLKLYYATGTCALATYMTLEEAGADYTAERLSFKDNQQNSPEYLAINPKGRVPALVTDRGVLTETPAMLAYIAQTFPKAKLAPLDDPFDFAQVQSFNSYLCSTAHINHAHKMRGARWATQESSFADMKAMVPKTMGACFALIEQKMFKGPWVMGDQFTICDPYLHTLSLWLEGDSVDINATPKIADHFKRMSDRPAVCKVMDAQKA; translated from the coding sequence ATGCTCAAGCTCTACTACGCCACCGGCACCTGCGCGCTCGCCACCTACATGACCCTGGAGGAGGCCGGCGCCGACTACACGGCTGAACGGCTGAGCTTCAAGGATAACCAGCAGAACAGCCCGGAATACCTCGCGATCAATCCGAAGGGCCGCGTGCCGGCGCTGGTGACCGATCGCGGCGTGCTGACCGAGACGCCTGCGATGCTGGCCTACATCGCGCAGACCTTCCCCAAGGCGAAACTCGCCCCGCTCGACGATCCCTTCGACTTCGCCCAGGTGCAGTCGTTCAATTCCTATCTCTGCTCGACCGCGCACATCAACCATGCCCACAAGATGCGCGGCGCGCGCTGGGCGACGCAGGAGAGCTCGTTCGCCGACATGAAGGCGATGGTGCCGAAGACCATGGGCGCCTGCTTCGCCTTGATCGAGCAGAAGATGTTCAAAGGTCCCTGGGTGATGGGCGACCAGTTCACGATCTGCGATCCCTACCTCCACACGCTCTCGCTCTGGCTCGAGGGTGACAGCGTCGACATCAACGCCACGCCGAAGATCGCCGATCACTTCAAGCGCATGTCAGACCGCCCCGCCGTGTGCAAGGTGATGGACGCGCAGAAGGCGTAG
- a CDS encoding flavin-dependent oxidoreductase, whose translation MTVLIAGGGIGGLTLALSLHGIGVPVKVFESVAELKPLGVGINVLPHAVRELIELGLMDRLDESGVRTRELAYFSKHGKPIWSEPRGLEAGYKWPQFSIHRGTLQQLLLDTAIERLGRENILTSHHLTGWTETDSGVRADFIDRATGKAAGSYDGTILIAADGIHSAVREKLYPQEGPPIWNGRILWRGVTPSKAFLTGRTMIMAGHEILKFVCYPISKAPDAAGNHLINWVAERHMPPTYQWRREDYNRTARLEEFLPWFESWQFDWLDVPGLIRNCPHAYEYPLVDRDPVSQWTFGRVTLMGDAAHPMYPIGSNGASQAILDARTITREILAHGLTTAALLAYEAERRPATTDLVLLNRKNGPEQVMQLVEERAPDGYDVVTDVLSQKELEDIAANYKRVAGFQVEALNAKPPIVSAGARAGG comes from the coding sequence ATGACCGTACTCATCGCCGGTGGCGGCATCGGCGGGCTGACGCTTGCGCTCAGCCTGCACGGAATCGGCGTTCCCGTAAAAGTGTTCGAGAGCGTCGCGGAACTGAAGCCGCTCGGCGTCGGCATCAACGTGCTGCCGCATGCGGTGCGCGAGCTGATCGAGCTCGGGCTGATGGACCGGCTGGACGAAAGCGGCGTGCGCACCCGCGAGCTCGCCTATTTCTCCAAGCACGGCAAGCCGATCTGGAGCGAGCCGCGCGGGCTGGAAGCCGGCTATAAATGGCCGCAATTCTCGATCCATCGCGGCACCCTCCAGCAGCTCCTGCTCGACACCGCGATCGAGCGGCTCGGCCGCGAGAATATCCTGACCAGCCACCATCTGACCGGCTGGACCGAGACGGACAGCGGCGTGCGCGCCGACTTCATCGACAGGGCGACCGGCAAGGCTGCCGGCAGCTACGACGGCACGATCCTGATCGCCGCCGACGGCATCCATTCCGCCGTGCGAGAGAAGCTCTACCCGCAGGAGGGACCGCCGATCTGGAACGGCCGCATCCTCTGGCGCGGCGTCACGCCGTCAAAGGCCTTCCTCACCGGCCGCACCATGATCATGGCCGGACACGAGATCCTGAAATTCGTCTGCTATCCGATTTCGAAGGCGCCGGATGCAGCGGGCAACCATCTGATCAACTGGGTTGCCGAGCGCCACATGCCGCCGACCTATCAGTGGCGGCGCGAGGATTATAACCGCACCGCGCGGCTGGAGGAGTTCTTGCCCTGGTTCGAGAGCTGGCAGTTCGACTGGCTCGACGTGCCCGGCCTGATCAGGAACTGCCCGCACGCCTACGAATATCCGCTGGTCGACCGCGATCCGGTGTCGCAATGGACCTTCGGCCGCGTCACGCTGATGGGCGACGCCGCGCACCCGATGTACCCGATCGGCTCGAACGGCGCCTCTCAGGCGATCCTCGATGCCCGCACCATCACGCGCGAGATCCTGGCGCATGGCCTAACGACCGCGGCGCTGCTCGCCTACGAGGCCGAGCGCAGGCCCGCGACCACCGACCTCGTCCTGCTCAACCGCAAGAACGGCCCCGAGCAGGTGATGCAGCTGGTCGAGGAGCGCGCGCCCGACGGCTACGACGTCGTCACCGACGTGCTGTCGCAGAAAGAGCTCGAGGACATCGCCGCGAACTACAAGCGCGTCGCCGGCTTCCAGGTCGAGGCGCTGAATGCGAAACCGCCGATCGTGAGTGCTGGTGCGCGCGCGGGTGGTTGA
- a CDS encoding IS5 family transposase has translation MAVKRTGQPSFVEALMPKGAGANAALDRLAGLVKWYRFEKLIGHLRDEGSPGRPGYPVLVLFRAVLLQSLYGLSERELEEALGDRLSFKRFVGLSLEDATPDHTVLNRFRNQLVEQGLLEKLFGELDRQLENAGVILKRGTMLDATLIQAVSAPPKEDRPSNDPDARFAKRQGKSGSTFGYKAHVGVDEGSGLIRAVLTTPANVNDTTPADALIRGDEAAVWADAAYDTHARRARLKAEGKKPRIARRPNRHHPELPPRLKRYNLLIARRRAQVETTFATLKRRMRLTCIRYVGLIKATGQVVLAAIAFNMRRWATIAA, from the coding sequence ATGGCGGTCAAGCGGACGGGACAGCCGAGCTTTGTGGAAGCGCTGATGCCGAAGGGGGCCGGCGCCAATGCGGCGCTGGATCGGCTGGCTGGCCTGGTCAAGTGGTACCGGTTCGAGAAGCTGATCGGCCATTTGCGGGATGAAGGGAGCCCCGGTCGACCAGGCTATCCGGTGTTGGTGCTGTTTCGTGCTGTGCTGTTGCAGTCGCTGTATGGTCTTTCGGAGCGCGAACTCGAGGAAGCGCTGGGCGACCGGTTGTCGTTCAAGCGCTTCGTCGGTTTGAGCCTTGAGGATGCGACGCCCGACCACACGGTCCTGAACCGCTTCCGGAACCAGCTCGTTGAACAGGGCCTGCTGGAGAAGCTGTTTGGCGAATTGGATCGTCAGCTTGAGAATGCTGGCGTGATCCTCAAGCGCGGCACGATGCTGGATGCGACCTTGATCCAGGCAGTCTCGGCTCCGCCCAAGGAGGATCGCCCCTCAAACGACCCTGATGCCCGGTTTGCCAAACGGCAGGGCAAAAGCGGCTCGACCTTCGGTTACAAGGCCCATGTGGGTGTGGACGAAGGATCCGGCTTGATCCGCGCGGTGCTGACCACACCCGCTAACGTCAACGATACGACACCTGCGGACGCTTTGATCCGGGGCGATGAAGCTGCGGTGTGGGCCGATGCGGCTTACGACACCCATGCCCGACGGGCCCGGCTGAAGGCGGAGGGCAAGAAACCCCGCATCGCTCGTCGGCCCAACAGACATCATCCGGAACTGCCGCCCAGGCTCAAACGCTACAACCTCCTCATCGCGCGCCGCCGAGCCCAGGTCGAGACCACCTTCGCTACTCTCAAACGCCGCATGCGGCTGACCTGCATCCGCTACGTCGGTCTGATCAAGGCGACCGGGCAAGTCGTGCTCGCCGCGATCGCCTTCAACATGAGGCGGTGGGCCACAATCGCCGCGTGA
- a CDS encoding PaaI family thioesterase, with protein sequence MVKTALDNFPRPPCAELLGWRLLDARPEEGWIRLAFEGKPEFCNPAGFIQGGMLSAMLDDTMGPAVLVMSEGRLYTTTISMTVNFLSPARPGPIIGEARVTQLGKTIAFVEAKLMAEDGTVLATASASERLLEAARVVGK encoded by the coding sequence ATGGTCAAGACCGCACTCGACAATTTTCCAAGGCCGCCCTGCGCCGAGCTGCTCGGATGGCGCCTGCTCGATGCCCGTCCGGAGGAGGGCTGGATCAGGCTCGCCTTCGAGGGCAAGCCCGAGTTCTGCAATCCGGCGGGCTTCATCCAGGGCGGCATGCTCTCTGCCATGCTCGACGACACCATGGGGCCAGCCGTGCTGGTGATGAGCGAGGGCCGGCTCTACACCACCACGATCAGCATGACCGTGAATTTCCTCAGCCCCGCAAGGCCCGGCCCGATCATCGGTGAGGCCAGGGTGACGCAGCTCGGCAAGACGATTGCGTTCGTCGAGGCGAAGCTGATGGCCGAAGACGGCACGGTGCTGGCGACGGCGAGCGCCAGCGAGCGGCTGCTGGAGGCGGCGAGGGTGGTGGGGAAATAG
- the mutY gene encoding A/G-specific adenine glycosylase, with protein sequence MSPRSALKAKSEPIQPEASARPTLLLAWYDRHRRRLPWRAMPGQTSDPYRVWLSEIMLQQTTVKAVGPYFEKFVARWPDVTALGRASLDDVLRMWAGLGYYSRARNLHACAVAVTREHGGVFPDTEEGLRALPGIGPYTAAAIAAIAFDRRTMPVDGNIERVVSRLFAVEEELPQAKPLIQQLAATLLADSRAGDEKSRAGDSAQALMDLGASICTPKKPACSLCPLNEDCTARALATQESFPRKAPKKSGTLRRGAAFVVTRGGELLVRSRPEKGLLGGMTEVPGSDWLAGQEDATAKQQAPELKRLSRWQRKVGVVTHVFTHFPLELVVYTAKADARSRAPEGMRWVPIATLAGEALPNVMRKVIAHALDPSTASPS encoded by the coding sequence ATGAGCCCCAGATCTGCCCTGAAGGCCAAGTCGGAACCAATTCAGCCGGAGGCATCGGCTCGTCCCACATTGCTGCTCGCCTGGTACGACCGCCATCGCCGCCGTCTGCCATGGCGCGCGATGCCCGGCCAGACCTCGGACCCTTACCGCGTCTGGCTGTCGGAGATCATGCTCCAGCAGACCACCGTGAAAGCCGTCGGCCCCTATTTCGAGAAGTTCGTCGCGCGCTGGCCGGATGTCACGGCGCTCGGGCGAGCCTCGCTGGATGACGTGCTGCGGATGTGGGCCGGGCTCGGCTATTACTCGCGCGCGCGCAATCTCCACGCCTGCGCCGTGGCCGTGACGCGCGAGCACGGCGGTGTGTTTCCGGACACGGAAGAGGGGCTGCGCGCGCTGCCGGGCATCGGACCCTATACGGCGGCCGCGATCGCCGCGATCGCGTTCGACCGCCGCACCATGCCGGTCGACGGCAATATCGAGCGCGTGGTGTCGCGCCTGTTCGCGGTCGAGGAGGAGCTGCCGCAGGCCAAGCCGCTGATCCAGCAACTGGCGGCGACGCTGCTCGCAGACTCACGCGCCGGCGACGAGAAGTCTCGCGCCGGCGACAGCGCGCAGGCGCTGATGGATCTGGGCGCCTCGATCTGCACGCCGAAGAAACCGGCCTGCTCGCTCTGTCCGCTCAACGAGGATTGCACCGCGCGTGCGCTGGCGACGCAGGAATCGTTTCCGCGCAAGGCGCCGAAGAAGAGCGGAACGTTGCGGCGCGGTGCTGCCTTCGTCGTGACGCGCGGCGGCGAGCTGCTGGTCCGCTCGAGGCCCGAAAAAGGCCTCCTTGGCGGCATGACCGAGGTGCCGGGCTCGGACTGGCTGGCCGGCCAGGAAGACGCAACGGCGAAGCAGCAGGCGCCCGAGCTGAAGAGGCTGTCGCGCTGGCAGCGCAAGGTGGGCGTCGTCACCCACGTCTTCACGCATTTTCCGCTGGAGCTGGTGGTCTACACGGCGAAGGCCGACGCGCGCTCGCGCGCGCCCGAGGGCATGCGCTGGGTGCCGATCGCGACCCTCGCCGGTGAGGCGCTGCCCAACGTCATGCGCAAGGTGATCGCGCACGCGCTCGATCCTTCAACGGCCTCACCGTCCTGA
- a CDS encoding DUF721 domain-containing protein — MSKFPPKPGPISAKPLSLLLNDVFAEAYAKQGFAARELVTRWAQIAGPEIAAHAEPLKMQWPRPVEGQPQEPATLVLRVEGPMALEIQHSADVILERVNRFFGWSAVGKLAFRQAPLSRARRPVRPGPPDPKSVAKVAESLGDIEDEELKTALARLGAAIKRN; from the coding sequence ATGTCCAAATTCCCTCCCAAACCCGGCCCCATCAGCGCCAAGCCGCTTTCGCTGCTTCTCAACGACGTCTTTGCCGAGGCCTATGCCAAGCAGGGATTTGCCGCGCGCGAGCTGGTGACGCGGTGGGCGCAGATCGCCGGGCCGGAGATCGCAGCCCATGCCGAACCTCTGAAGATGCAATGGCCGCGGCCGGTCGAGGGCCAGCCGCAGGAGCCGGCGACCCTGGTGCTGCGGGTCGAGGGGCCGATGGCGCTGGAGATCCAGCACTCTGCCGACGTGATCCTGGAGCGGGTCAATCGCTTCTTCGGCTGGAGCGCGGTCGGCAAGCTCGCCTTCCGCCAGGCCCCCCTGTCGCGCGCCCGGCGGCCGGTCCGACCCGGCCCGCCGGATCCCAAATCGGTGGCCAAGGTGGCGGAGAGCCTGGGGGACATCGAAGATGAAGAATTGAAGACAGCGCTGGCGCGGCTCGGGGCGGCCATCAAGCGAAATTGA
- a CDS encoding DsbA family protein: MIITRRAFNTMLSLTGLAALAGLSPLRFINEAMAQSAADVAKPVSLPDMALGPKDAPVTITEYASMTCPHCAAFNEQVFPKIKSEYIDTGKVRYIFREFPLDIKAAAGSMLSRCIAKDDAPKYFAVTDMLFRQQNDWVLKNTTETLTRIGKQAGLTQQQVEACLKDQALLDKIAADQKYASDVLKVDSTPTFFINGEKIKGEASFDEFAKKINPLLKS; the protein is encoded by the coding sequence TTGATCATCACCCGCCGCGCCTTCAACACGATGCTGTCGCTGACCGGTCTTGCCGCGCTCGCCGGGCTGTCGCCGCTGCGGTTCATCAACGAAGCCATGGCGCAGTCGGCCGCCGATGTGGCCAAGCCCGTGTCGCTGCCCGACATGGCACTCGGCCCCAAGGACGCCCCCGTCACCATCACCGAATATGCCTCGATGACCTGCCCGCATTGTGCGGCGTTCAACGAGCAGGTGTTCCCCAAGATCAAGTCGGAATACATCGACACCGGCAAGGTGCGTTACATCTTCCGCGAGTTCCCGCTCGACATCAAAGCCGCCGCCGGCTCGATGCTGTCGCGCTGCATCGCCAAGGACGACGCGCCGAAATATTTCGCGGTCACCGACATGCTGTTCCGCCAGCAGAACGACTGGGTGCTGAAGAACACCACCGAGACGCTGACGCGGATCGGCAAGCAGGCCGGCCTCACCCAGCAGCAGGTCGAAGCCTGCCTGAAGGACCAGGCGCTGCTCGACAAGATCGCCGCCGACCAGAAATACGCCAGCGACGTTCTGAAGGTGGATTCGACGCCGACCTTCTTCATCAACGGCGAGAAGATCAAGGGCGAAGCCTCGTTCGATGAATTCGCCAAGAAGATCAATCCGCTGCTGAAGAGCTGA